DNA sequence from the Parascardovia denticolens DSM 10105 = JCM 12538 genome:
AGCGCCGCTTGGGCAAGCAGCACGGACATGCGACCCTACAGTGACAAAAACCCGGGTAACACACTCCTCATGACCCACAGTGAAGCCCTCGGCCTGGATACATATAGGACGAGGCGTAACCTCAACGTCCTGGTCACCGGGGCATCGGGTTCGGGCAAGACGCGCGGCTATGTCCTACCAAACATGACCAACATGGCCACCCGTCACACTCCAATCAGTCTCGCCATCACCGATACGAAAGGCGAAATCCACCACCAAACGGCCGAAAAGATGCGTAAGGCCGGGTGGCGGATCAAAACCTTCAACCTCATCGACATGGCCACCTCAGACCACTTCAACCCGCTGAACTATATGAATCCCGATGATCCGGAAGGAAGCCTCATAAGGCTTGCCGATAACATCATCACCAACACAGGAGCGAACACCAAAAAACCATGGCGACTTCTGGGATAAAGCGTCCAAAAGCCTGCTGACCGGCCTGCTCGCCTACACGTATTTCGCGGAGGATCCGGAAACGCGCAACATGAACACCGTCATGAATATGCTCAGCCAGATGAGCGCCAGTGAATCCGACCCCGACCAGGCGAGCCCCATCGATGACCTTATGGCGGAAACGCGCGCCTTCATCGAGGACGCTGAAGAATCCGCGGATGATTATGACGGAGAAAGCCTTGCCATGCTTGAAGGCCTCGACTTCGCCTGCAGCCAATACCGAACCTACGAGCAAGGCCCCGCAGAAACCCGCGCCTCCATTACCACAACACTTGCGAACCAAACAGCAGGACTACACGCAAGGCGTATTAAAACCATCCTGGATAATGACACCATGCAGCTCGACCAGGTAGGGGACAAGCCCACCGTCATCTACATTATCATCAGTGACACGAACCAGACATTCACGTATCTGGCATCCATCTTCTATCAATGCCTGTTCGA
Encoded proteins:
- a CDS encoding VirD4-like conjugal transfer protein, CD1115 family → MPITSSPTQERTPKNHGDFWDKASKSLLTGLLAYTYFAEDPETRNMNTVMNMLSQMSASESDPDQASPIDDLMAETRAFIEDAEESADDYDGESLAMLEGLDFACSQYRTYEQGPAETRASITTTLANQTAGLHARRIKTILDNDTMQLDQVGDKPTVIYIIISDTNQTFTYLASIFYQCLFETTMYKADHNASGALTIPLHCMLDEFANIGKIPGFPILISTMRSRNMSVSVILQTISQIKALYKDEWETITANCDSKLFLGGNDETTTKWYSTILGNQTIWTTSTTENKGMNGSYSIQQSAQKRELLTADELGRLDNAMCVYILRGLKPFYSRKLS
- a CDS encoding type IV secretory system conjugative DNA transfer family protein; translation: MSPITWLILTLMGFYAGNIVSRPVRVSYIASHDIPAAINASLDAYKNPVPSMNRMDLIAGAATAAIVLLALLYHYSGQHVTRDGEEHGSAAWASSTDMRPYSDKNPGNTLLMTHSEALGLDTYRTRRNLNVLVTGASGSGKTRGYVLPNMTNMATRHTPISLAITDTKGEIHHQTAEKMRKAGWRIKTFNLIDMATSDHFNPLNYMNPDDPEGSLIRLADNIITNTGANTKKPWRLLG